The Oscillospiraceae bacterium sequence ACCGGATGTTTTTAGACACCGATTTTCAATTCATGAAGGAACTGTACCGAACGCTATCCGAAAACGGTAAAGCGGGTATGAAAGAATTATTCGAGATGGTTGTTACCGCCAACAACGAGCTCTTTTTGACCTGGCCGATTTCTTACCCTCTGATCAACTCGCGTTATTTGAATGGCAGCGGCACTGCGGTGACCGAGGGCAGAACCGCTGAAGATTTAGAAAAACTGCCGATCAATACCGAAAACACAACGCTCAATTCCGTGCAGGTGCAGGGATTATATGACATTGCCCTGCTCTGCCGCGAAAATGATATCGATTTGATGTTTATCGAGACGCCGAAATACCGTAAAGCCGCTCAAAATCAAGCATATCCGGATATTATGACGCAATATATGGCACTGCTTACCGGGGAAAATGTACGAATGATCGTATCGAGTGAGACCTATGCGGCCTATCTTTCTGCCGGAAATGAGGAAAATGCTGCGTTGATTACAACATATGAATTCGACTGTGAAAACGCTTCTTATTTTCAGGATTTGATTCATCTGTCCACGGAGGGAAAAGAAACATTTTCAACTGTATTAGCGGATTTGATTGAGAAATAAGGCTTTTTAGCTTGTAAAAATTGGTGCGTTGCTGTATAATGCTTTTCACATGGTTTTGACCGAAGGGAACGCTCCTCGGATGAATAATAGAGGATACAAATGGATAAAAAAGAACTTGTACAGATCTATGTGGATGAGATTTTTTCCGCCATGGAAGACGACAAGAGAATCGTCTCTTATCATCACACCGGCGGCGTTGCTTTGTTATGTGCCCTGCTTGCGGAAAAACGCGGCCTTGACCGTGAACTCGCGTACATATGCGGAATGCTGCATGACGTTTATCCTCCGAAAGGAGGCAAGCGGATTTTTCACGCAGTCAATGGCGCAGAGATGGTTCGGGTAGCGTTCAAGAATGAGTTAAAAGATCTTTTTACCGAGAAGGAACAGATGCTGATCCGTTCCGCGATCTTTCATCATTCGGATAAAACGCATGTGCACGACGCATACGATGAAATATTGAAAGACGCCGATTTATTGCAGCATTGGCTCTGGGAACCGGAAGAGAAATATATCACAAAACGTATGGTGAATTTACAAAAGGAATTTGGGCTGCCGCTCAGTGAATTGCCGGAGGCAAAGTCCAATCGGTTCTTTATCAGCGAGTTTACAAGAGCCGCGTTCGCCGATATTGCCAAGGAACTTGCAAAAAAGCAAATTCACGGTGAAAGAAGCGACGAGACATATATGAAGTTGATTCAATATTCCCCCGAGAAGACGGCGTTTGATGAGCTGAAAAACGCCTGGTGCGCGGCGTTTGTCTTTCACTGTGCGATAGCGGCGGGACTGAAACTGCCGATCCGATATGCACCGACGGCGAACACGCGCTTTGCCTGCGTCGAGGCGTGGTTGGAATGGGGACAGAAAAACGTTTCTGCCACTTTGAAAAGGACGGATTTATCCCGGAACGCGGCGATATTGTCATTTATGACAATATTATTCCTCCCGAGAACAAACCGGAAAACTGCCCTTGGTATGACCACATCGGGATTGTATTAGCTGTCGGTGAGGACACGCTGACCGTCGCCGAGGGAAATGTGAACAACCAAAATGTCTCCGGCGTCGTCGAGCGCGCAAGGGATAAGCATATCGGTTGTTTTGTGCGCATCCCCGAGGATTATGTCTATGACGGTTGGAAAATTGATTACAAGACCGGGAAACCGCGACAGGAGGATTACAGATGAATTTGCCGAAGATGATTTTATTCGATTACGGACACACGCTGCTTTATGAGCCGGGATGGGATTCTTTAAATGGTGAAACCGCATTGTATAAACACATCAAAGCGAATCCGAATCATTTGACAGTGGAAGAGATCAACAGACAAGCCCAGGAGCTTTTTAAACAGTTTGATGCGGCCAGAAAACTCGGTTATGAAATTCACGAGCGGCAGTTTCAAAAAACACTATATGAACATTTGGGCGTTACATTTGAAATTTCTTTGGAAGAAGCTGAGGAGATCTTTTGGTACGGAACATCACCCGGTGCAATGATGCCTGACGCGGATAAAATGATTGAGTATATCAATCAAAACGGAATCCACAGCGGTGTAATCAGCAATATCGGTTTTTCGGAAGCGGCGCTGACAAGTCGGATCAATCATTTCTTACCGATGAATCAATTTGAATTCTTCATTGCTTCCAGTGAATATGGTCTAAGAAAACCGAATCGGATGCTGTTTGAAATCGCGCTGCGCAAGGCCGGGTTGGACGCAAAAGACGTCTGGTTTTGCGGGGATAATCCGCAGGCCGATATCGAGGGTGCGGCGGAGGCTGGGATCTTCCCGGTGTGGTATGACAGCGTGATCGATTGTGAATACCGGGATAAATCAAAAGAAACAGCACCGCAGTGCGAGTATTTGTATATACGAGAATGGCGGGAACTGATTGAAACCTTGGAGAAATTGAAATGACGGGATTAAAAACCTCGATTTCTAAGATGACAGAAGCGATTACGGCGATTTTATCCGAAAACCAACCCTCTGTTTATTTATTCGGCTCGGTGGTTTTGGATGATTTTCGGCTTGGATGGAGCGATATTGATATTCTCTGCCTGACACAGACGGAGATCTCGCAGATGCAGGCCGATGAACTGGTAGAACTGCGGCAGAAACTGCTTGAAAATGAACCGGAAAATCCGTATTACCGCAGTTTTGAGGGCGGAATGTTGCCCTTGAACGCGTTTTTGAATCACGCCCCCGGCCGGGTGATCTATTGGGGCACGAGCGGACAGCGAATCACCGACAACTATCATTTTGACAGCTTCGGAATGGCCGAACTGCTCGAGGACGGAGTCCTTCTTTTCGGAAAAGATGTACGTGATCGGATGATTTATCCGACTTATGAACAACTGCGTTTGGATGTGATGCGTCACTACGAGGTCATTCGTAAATACGCGCAGACAACGGGCAGAAGTGTCAAGTCCTACGGTTGGCTGCTGGATGTCGCCAGAGGGCTTTATACACTGCGAATAGGTAAAGTCATCGCCAAGACCAAAGCCGGTGAATGGGCTTTGGAACAGGGGCTATGCCCTGCCCCGGAAGCGCTTGAAACGGCGGTTGCAATCAGGAAAGCATTTGCAAAATATCGGGATCGGGCGGATGTTTTAAGTCAAGCCGAAACGCTCGGGTCAAATATCCAGCGATTCGCCGATGTGCTACAAAAAGAACTTGAAAAGACAGAGCGAGTTTCAGGAGACAACATATGAAAAAGCCATTTGTGATTGCGATATCGGGTGTCTCGGGAAGCGGAAAGACAACCGTGACAAAGGAATTGGAAAGCCGTCTTAAAAATTACACGGTGTTATCTTTTGATGATTATGATGATGTCTATTTGGCCGGGAGGGAAATTAACGATTTACCGGAAGGCAGAAATCTGTATGATGACTGGCAGGTCGGTCCGATTGCGGCGGATATCGAGCAACTTTTAAGAGAACCGCTTGATTATATCATAATGGATTATCCGTTCGGGCGTCAGAATTCAGCCATTGCACCGTATATCGATTTATCTGTTTTTGTCGATGTGCCGCTCGATGCCGCACTTGCACGGCGAATCATTCGGGATTACACCGATAGGGGTTCGGAAAGACATGAAATTTCCGTGGATTTAAAAGCTCTCGGAGATTATTTGAAACACTATTTAAATTATCAAATACCCACTTACCGACATTTCATAGACACACAAAAACCGTATGCAGATGTTGTTATAGACGGCATGCAGAATGTCAAAACAAGTGCGGATCAAATCGTTGAATACTTATCTAAAAAGGAGTGAAAGAGGGTGAACATCAGTCAGGTGACCTCAACAGGGCTGTGCATCGGATGTATGGCTTGCGTTTCTACCTGCCCAAACGGAGCGATTGAAGTCGAAAACGGAAAGATGGGCTTCCCTGTTCCGAAAATTAATCAACAATGCAAGGATTGCGGGATGTGTCTTCGGGAATGCCCTATTCAAAATGATGGGAATTGAAAGGAAAACGGCATGCAGATAAAGAGAAAAACGCTGAAAAAGACAGATTGGAAACGGGTCCCTAAATCGGCGAGCGCTTATCTGCCGTTGGATTTTCCGGAGTTGAAAGGAATGGCGGGATTATTTGAGATTCGCGAGCGGACTTACACCGGAACAGACCGCCGAGCGGATCATTGAAATGATTAAGGGGATTTAAAGATGGGCATCACGATTTCTTATTTACAGGAATACATCAAGGCCAAGGATTTTCATCCGGAGCTGAAAGAGAAATATTTTATGAAATTAGCCGAGGAAGTCGGCGAACTCTCCCGTGCCATGCGCAAAAACCTGCGCCCTGAACAAGAAGGTGCGATCAAAGAAACCGTTGAAGAAGAACTTTGGGATGTGGTCTATTACGCGCTTGCAATCGCAAATACCTATGGGATTGATCTTGAAAAAGTGATTCCTATAAAAGAAAAGTTAAACAACGAGAAGTATGGCAGCAAGGTGAAATTTGAGGTGATTGAAGATGAACATTTCTCTGGCGGAGTATCACAGCCGATTTCGGGAGGAGACGATTGAGCGAATCGTCCGTTTTTTCGGATTTCACTGTGAGCTCAGGGGTAAAAATTCAACTGTAACCGAAAAAAATTATACGGCGGCATCACAAACGCTTTGTGATTGGATTTCCGACGGCCATGAATTATATGTAATTGAGTTTAACGGACGATCGGTGGGCTTTCTACATATCGGCTACCGCGGCGGAAATGTGGCTTGGATAGAGGACATTTTCGTCGATGAGATCATGCGCAGAAAAGGGATTGCAACCGAAACCATTAAAATCGCCGAGGAATTGATTAAGAGCAAACCGGATTATACGGCGATTTGTTTGGACGTAGTTCCGCGCAATATCGCCGCTTTACGCCTATATCACAAACTGGGTTATGACTGTCTGGGGTTGATTACCGTAAGGAAAGAACTCTGTGAACATAACCGCGATCAGACCGAAAAAGTGTTCGGTCTTGAATTCAAATATTAGTTCCGGTCCGAAAGGAAGTTGCCACTTTGATTTTATCCGCATCGAGGAGAACGGATATTCCCTGTTTTTACGGTGAATGGTTTATGAATCGGATTCGCGCGGGATATGTTTTGACCCGCAATCCGATGAACCATGCGCAGCTTTCGCGTGTTCAGCTCTCGCCCGAAATTGTGGACTGTATCGTCTTTTGGACGAAAGATCCGTCAAGCTTTTTGCCTTGCCTGGATGAGTTGAATGCGTTGGGATATCGATATTATTTTCAATTCACGCTGACACCTTATAATCGATCAATTGAACCGGGACTGCGTAATAAATCGGCTCTGGAAGACACTTTTATTGAGTTATCGAAACGAATTGGAAGAGACCGCGTGATCTGGCGGTATGACCCGATCATTTTGAATGATGTGCTTAGTGTAGTATATCACAAGAAAGAATTTGCAAGAATGCGCGGAAAGCTGTCTGGCTTTACGGATACTGTGACGATCAGTTTTGTGGATTTATACGCAAAACTGAAAACGCCGTTGATTCGAGCGATTTCCGAAAACGAAATAGCCGAATTGGCGGGATTTATCGGAGAAACCGCGAAGACATACGGTATTCGCCCGGTGGCCTGTTGTGAAAATGATTTAACTTCGTATGGGATTGAAGGTGCAAGCTGCATAGATTTAAAAAGGATTGAGCAAATTTGCGGCTGCAAACTTGACTTGAAACCGGATAAAAACCAAAGATCGGGCTGCGGATGTGTTGAAAGTATCGACATCGGCGCGTATAATACCTGTATGAACGGCTGCGTCTACTGCTACGCCAACGACACCCCCCTGACCACCCGACGCAGATATGACGCGCATGATCCGACCGGTGAAATTCTGGTCGGAAAACTGACCGGAGACGAAAAGATCACGGAAAGAGCCGTCCGTTCGAATAAAATCAACTAATGGGGATTTTTTATGCTCGATTTATCATTGCCTAAAATCAGCGTGCTGATGGTGAAACCCGATGTTTATACATACCCGAGGTTTGAACTGCATGAGGGATTCCGGTTCAGCGGTTATCGCCCCGGCATGGAGGAGGATTGGGCACGCATTCAATACGGCGTCTCGCAGACCGACTCTTTACAGGAGGCCCGGGACATTTTCAAACGGGACTTTTTATCGAAACCGGCGATTCTTGAAAAGCAGTGTCTGTTTGTGATCTCACCAAACGGACAAGCTGTTGCAACTGCGGCGATTTGGCCGGGTCCCGACTTCGGCAAAACCCATCTGCGGTTTCATAAGGTCGCCTGCCTGCCCGATTATCAAGGCTACGGGCTGATGAAAGCACTTCTGACGAAATTGCTCGACGTGTACAACGAGATTGATAACGACGGGTTTTTGTATCTGACCAGCAAGACACACAGCTATAAGGCGATCAATATCTATAAAAAGTTCGGGTTCGAGCCGTATTTGGGCGAAAAGCCGGCAAATTGGCCCGTCAAAGATTATGACACCGTCAACCCTGCGGCGTGGAAGATGATTCAGGACAGAATTGATTCCTACAAAACCGGCAAAAAAGTCTTCAGCATCCACAACGCCACCGCCGCCGATGCAGATGATTATGCATTCGTAATCTGCGAATCGTGGAAGGCCGCATATGCCGAGATCATCTCCCCTGAAGAATTAGCCGAAAAGACCGATGTTCAAAAGCGTACCGCGTTTTTAAAAACGATTCTTGCCGATCCAAATGGGTACTTCTACCTTGCGTATGACGGGGGAAAACCCTGCGGAGCGTGTTCCGCGTGCAAAAGCCGAGACGGGGATTTGCCGGACTGGGGTGAAATTGTCGCCCTCTATACGCTCAAAGAATACTGGGGACACGGCGTCGGAAAACTGCTGATGGACACCGTGCTGGCAGAACTGAAGCGGATGGGATATCGGAATGTTCTCCTCTGGGCATTTGAAAAAAATGCCCGTGCGCGGCGATTTTATGAAAAATACGGATTCGCTTTTGACGGAACTTATAAAGACAGCGGATTGAAAGATAGGAAGAAAACGCAGGAAGTTCGGTATCGGATTGATCTTTTTGAATGAGGACTGACTTATGCAGCAAAAATATCAGATCGGAACGACAAGCGGGCGGATTGTCTGGGACGTCGCAGCACTGCTTGAAGATGTTAAACAATTTGAACTGATCG is a genomic window containing:
- a CDS encoding MazG nucleotide pyrophosphohydrolase domain-containing protein, coding for MGITISYLQEYIKAKDFHPELKEKYFMKLAEEVGELSRAMRKNLRPEQEGAIKETVEEELWDVVYYALAIANTYGIDLEKVIPIKEKLNNEKYGSKVKFEVIEDEHFSGGVSQPISGGDD
- a CDS encoding DUF1848 domain-containing protein, which gives rise to MILSASRRTDIPCFYGEWFMNRIRAGYVLTRNPMNHAQLSRVQLSPEIVDCIVFWTKDPSSFLPCLDELNALGYRYYFQFTLTPYNRSIEPGLRNKSALEDTFIELSKRIGRDRVIWRYDPIILNDVLSVVYHKKEFARMRGKLSGFTDTVTISFVDLYAKLKTPLIRAISENEIAELAGFIGETAKTYGIRPVACCENDLTSYGIEGASCIDLKRIEQICGCKLDLKPDKNQRSGCGCVESIDIGAYNTCMNGCVYCYANDTPLTTRRRYDAHDPTGEILVGKLTGDEKITERAVRSNKIN
- a CDS encoding GNAT family N-acetyltransferase; translation: MNISLAEYHSRFREETIERIVRFFGFHCELRGKNSTVTEKNYTAASQTLCDWISDGHELYVIEFNGRSVGFLHIGYRGGNVAWIEDIFVDEIMRRKGIATETIKIAEELIKSKPDYTAICLDVVPRNIAALRLYHKLGYDCLGLITVRKELCEHNRDQTEKVFGLEFKY
- a CDS encoding AAA family ATPase gives rise to the protein MKKPFVIAISGVSGSGKTTVTKELESRLKNYTVLSFDDYDDVYLAGREINDLPEGRNLYDDWQVGPIAADIEQLLREPLDYIIMDYPFGRQNSAIAPYIDLSVFVDVPLDAALARRIIRDYTDRGSERHEISVDLKALGDYLKHYLNYQIPTYRHFIDTQKPYADVVIDGMQNVKTSADQIVEYLSKKE
- a CDS encoding HD domain-containing protein; the encoded protein is MDKKELVQIYVDEIFSAMEDDKRIVSYHHTGGVALLCALLAEKRGLDRELAYICGMLHDVYPPKGGKRIFHAVNGAEMVRVAFKNELKDLFTEKEQMLIRSAIFHHSDKTHVHDAYDEILKDADLLQHWLWEPEEKYITKRMVNLQKEFGLPLSELPEAKSNRFFISEFTRAAFADIAKELAKKQIHGERSDETYMKLIQYSPEKTAFDELKNAWCAAFVFHCAIAAGLKLPIRYAPTANTRFACVEAWLEWGQKNVSATLKRTDLSRNAAILSFMTILFLPRTNRKTALGMTTSGLY
- a CDS encoding DUF4111 domain-containing protein, with protein sequence MTGLKTSISKMTEAITAILSENQPSVYLFGSVVLDDFRLGWSDIDILCLTQTEISQMQADELVELRQKLLENEPENPYYRSFEGGMLPLNAFLNHAPGRVIYWGTSGQRITDNYHFDSFGMAELLEDGVLLFGKDVRDRMIYPTYEQLRLDVMRHYEVIRKYAQTTGRSVKSYGWLLDVARGLYTLRIGKVIAKTKAGEWALEQGLCPAPEALETAVAIRKAFAKYRDRADVLSQAETLGSNIQRFADVLQKELEKTERVSGDNI
- a CDS encoding HAD family hydrolase, encoding MNLPKMILFDYGHTLLYEPGWDSLNGETALYKHIKANPNHLTVEEINRQAQELFKQFDAARKLGYEIHERQFQKTLYEHLGVTFEISLEEAEEIFWYGTSPGAMMPDADKMIEYINQNGIHSGVISNIGFSEAALTSRINHFLPMNQFEFFIASSEYGLRKPNRMLFEIALRKAGLDAKDVWFCGDNPQADIEGAAEAGIFPVWYDSVIDCEYRDKSKETAPQCEYLYIREWRELIETLEKLK
- a CDS encoding 4Fe-4S binding protein; this translates as MTSTGLCIGCMACVSTCPNGAIEVENGKMGFPVPKINQQCKDCGMCLRECPIQNDGN
- a CDS encoding GNAT family N-acetyltransferase; the encoded protein is MLDLSLPKISVLMVKPDVYTYPRFELHEGFRFSGYRPGMEEDWARIQYGVSQTDSLQEARDIFKRDFLSKPAILEKQCLFVISPNGQAVATAAIWPGPDFGKTHLRFHKVACLPDYQGYGLMKALLTKLLDVYNEIDNDGFLYLTSKTHSYKAINIYKKFGFEPYLGEKPANWPVKDYDTVNPAAWKMIQDRIDSYKTGKKVFSIHNATAADADDYAFVICESWKAAYAEIISPEELAEKTDVQKRTAFLKTILADPNGYFYLAYDGGKPCGACSACKSRDGDLPDWGEIVALYTLKEYWGHGVGKLLMDTVLAELKRMGYRNVLLWAFEKNARARRFYEKYGFAFDGTYKDSGLKDRKKTQEVRYRIDLFE